Sequence from the Hylaeus volcanicus isolate JK05 chromosome 1, UHH_iyHylVolc1.0_haploid, whole genome shotgun sequence genome:
AGACACTGGCCGAATGGAAGAATCACTGACACTGTCAACTGTTTTCGGCTCACCTGTTTGCACCGCCGGCGAATCGGGTTCCTGTAGCAGCCGATTACGAAACTCACGCGGCACTTGTAGACATGACCATCGATTGTGTCAAATCTTGATTACGACATACGGCGAGGAGGGTTAGCAGACGACGAGATACAGAGAAAAAACGCGCGAATGGCGAAGGGCAGAGGGTAAGAGAGACGGAGAGCGTATGAGCGTGGGAGAGAGAGACACGGGAACGTTCGAAAAGATAAGAGATAGCCGCGCGATCGGTGGAACAGTACTGAGGCGAAaatccgcgaagacggttgGCGGGTGATTTGCTGGGGCCGCGACGAAGCCGAGGAGAGCACACGGCACGCGCACCTCACTGTCACAGCGGCATTTTCACTGAGGAAACGGTGGCCGGGAACCGAGAGACTCGCGGAAACCAGCGAAAACCCCCCCAAACGGATCGCGTTTTTGTAAACGCTCCACTCTGACTATCCGCGTATCGAGAGCGGACCGTGCCACCACCGCGCATGAGTATCGCAACCTAACACGCACGCGTCACCGTTCGCTGCCGTTCTTCTTATCAGCGCACCGCTCTATTGCCACTGGGAAACGAGGGAGCAGCGCGCTGACGATACCATGGACATATTACGAACACAAACGCGAACACCCTCTCCTCTACAATCGCTCTCTATACGCCCTACGATCGCACCGCGCGGCGCGCGCGCCTACAAAAGGGCGAGAAAAGAGACGCCTGCGCGATCACACTCGGAACCAATGATTTCCTCTCGATGAAATCGGGACCAAAGAACAAAGATAATACGACGTAGATATTTTTCTCACTTGTTATGCTTCGACGAAGGTGCGTTATCGTTATTGTCATTGTCCAACGAGCGACAGCGTTGCCGgtgttgtaaatatttttatattcacatgTGCGCGTATTATTTCAGGCTACAacgttatataatataaattctatcaaaaatattcaaatcttGTTCGTTCGAATGAATAGCTTTCGGTATAAGTTTTTGTTATTCGGTCAATTTATCAACACAAAAATGGTATCGCTACGCTACACACTGCTCCACGGTTCGCCCCCAAAAAATGCATCACTTAGTAGTGCAAAATGGGAATACATATTCCATGCACTTTAAACTCGAGAACTCGAATTCGAAAATGGTATCGTCATCTAGCAGTGAAAAGGTGGGACTAAAATTATCGACGTTGTCACATTTCTATGTTCTtacaaatgatttttttttttaattatatacaatgaCAAATAAGTAAACGAACAACGCGatgttaaaatttgaatgaaaatcatttataaccCTCAAgttcattactttttttttttattaagatatacaaacagcgccatctagcgttcagaaaaagaaactattcgaggacaaaatTGAGCGTTTTCCCATCGATGCATAGCACGACTGTCATTCAATTGCGgccattttcattatttgcatattttcctTCTActaatgaattttgtttgttttatgattacaagtttattattaaacgtaataaaatagattatataaatatcaattcttatcaatttttattttcatttttaatcatttttctgccactttaaaattagattCATTGTACACGACTATACTGTATGATAATTCTTCTTGCTTCTGATAATTTACGACGGATCCGGGATAGGAATTTGAGGTGTTCGACCTTCCAGCATTTCGTGGAGAAGAATACCAATTTCCTAAAAGcagatttgtttattttagaaagcACTACTTTAGATAATATTTGTGGATAAGGGATGTAAACGTTTAGAAATATGTACGACTCTTTTAACTTTTAACCTATTCCATAGAATAAGGAAATGGTAAATTAGTAAAATCGTATAAGACTTCGTAGGTAGTCATTTTTGCTTAAGACTTGACGACGACCTCGATAACTCGATACTTGGATCAGtgattcgataaattttgatGCGAATCTCAGATCTACATATAAAGTCTGAACGACCGACCTCTtttttccttggaaaatataaataaagctaCCGAGCAACGTACTTCTTCCCTCTGAGCGCGTAATCTGTCGATGATTGGCTCGTTAAAGTTGGGATCGTTGCTAGGATCCTCCAAGGTAATATCGTTGCTCTTCGACATTTGCGGTATTCGAGTAATATAAATCTGTTTGATCGTATCTAAAATTGCTGAAGGTCTCGTCCGAGGAAGTTGTAAATCGATTGATGAGAACGAATCTGCTCCAGCCGGTACCGCTAATGGTTTTTCGTAATCTGTGCATTTTGCGTCGCTGAGGTTTTCCAAAAACAGAGAGAGTACAAGTACTTGAACAAAATAACGTTTTCgttcaatgtttttaatttttcagccAAACGTTTAGTAAGAGCTCACGAGAATTGAGTGCCGAATCCGTCATGCGATAGTAAGTCTTTAGTTTTTCGTACGAGAGTCTTGTCCTTTGACGAATGATAATAAAGACTTGCTCCCAAGATGTGAGCTACAGCTCTTAAAgtttttccaattaattctCTCTTATCCAGGCTTAAATCCTACCGCAGAAACACGAAAGAAGTTATCTCCTTTCTTGTTTTCTATTGATAAAGAGTGATTTTACCGGATAAATCATGACGATACCTTAAATTGGTCATATTTTCCCCCCACAATGCGAAGTTTCAGCGGGAACGGATCAACTTCGCTTTCTAGAgcttttcttcgttctttAATTCGTCGCTGTTTAAGTTCTTGAATCGTTTTATCGTCATAACTCATTTTCATAGCATTACGAATCACCGAAAGAGTTTCTTCGAACGACGACCATAAAATCTCCGGTTGCGATAGATCGAGCATCATTAATACTGTGACGTGATGAGGAGAATGAGTCACAGATGAACCTATCATTGCAGCTGATATTAACGATGAAGTTAAATGTCCTATGTCCCATACGTGCGCGATATTTTTCACCTATCGTggtgaaataataaacgatgTTACTTCTATcatgttaacaaaataattatgttttaaGCAGAATTACTCTAACAAGCGAAACGTACTAAACTCTTCCCGGCTTTACGTCCAAAAGAGTAATCCATCGCAATAGTTGGCTTTGGCGTTTCATCTTTCTCGAGAAATCGAAATATCATCGTCGTTTTACCCTGgaaattcatgtttttttttcacacataccaattaaataattaataagaatgtttaaataaagatattaaaaaatgtatttaacgCATCTGGTTATTCTGTTACGTTTATACGTACAACGCCCTTTCTGCCAACGATAATGATAGACCGTTCACGTGTTTCGTTAGGGTCGTTTTTACgctgttcttcttcttccaaaCAAAGACGTAATGCTACATCTCTTACGTTTTCTTCTCTAGAACATAATTAGATCAATATGCACCTGTGATCTACATTATATGCAAATTCCAAGACGTTATAACTTTTAGATTTATATAATATCGATACTTTTCTGTTACAATCAAACTTCAAGTACTAcacattgaattttattgatcAAGAGTGAAAATGGATacgtacaaattttgttttgccATTGATTTTGACCCAATTATTCCGAGTACATACAAACTGCACAATAATAACGTGTTTTCTTTTACGTACAGGTTATGTTTTTGTGGTTGTTGCTATAGCAATACGAAAATCTTATTCGTACAGTTAGTACGTACTAGTGTAGTCTTCCTTCTCAAGGTCTAAATTTACAGCAATCAAATATAGGTGTATTAAAGTAACGAATATCGATACTTACCTTCGTTTAGTTAATCTATATTAAAcataacagaaataaatacaagagaTAATATAGTTTCATATAGTATTGTTATTAAtctttatgtaatttttataatacattatctaGTGAAGCAATGAGGTATGTTACATCTAAATTGTTATACTCCTATAAATCTCTAGATGATCGCCGAACACGTGATGTGATTCAACAAGACACTGTCAGTCTTGTTAAAGAAATTCACAATGGCATTGTTTATCATAATTAATCACATACACTTTCACGCAATTtcaattcataaaatttaagatgCGTCGATACGTTTCTGCTGCTGGGGTCGTAACGCATAGtactttttattaacaatttttttacgaataataGTACAACCGATTACTGTAAAATCTTCGTTTACCGACTAATTGGACTAGACGAAGACGATAATGGAATGCATTGCATAATTAACAgtttatatcaaattataaatatcataaaaatgatCGCAACTCAAAAGGTTATACAGACGCGTCATATTGCAATGTGATGTAAAATAGTAATAACCAATCTTTCTTTCACTAAATTCActaatttcacaaaattcactaaattatttatgaaaattattcattatagTCAATCCAATTCAAGCAATCAACACAATAGTAAAAGCAGTCATATCGCACTTTTAACGCCTCACACACGTTCGagatttttgtatattttaaatcatcgAGTGAGTGTAGACATTTCAGATGATGTATCTTTGattatttcgaaaagaattctaattttaaaaagtaggAGACACGCATATAACACGCGAATACCTATACGAAAAAACTAAGCTTTGGTCCTTCTACTGTATGCCTATTTTTGCATACATTATCCTAAACTGATGAGTAACATTTCATAGGttattatgataaaaaatcTCACATGCctaattatatttgattataaatatggGAACGGAAGAAAATGACTCTATATTTCGTATAAACGTATGCAAGATTATTTGGGAGATGTAAAATATGTGTAATCAATTTCAATGATTAAATGaacttgtaatttatatttaagtatagccaacaacctaatacaaataatatcatatgttttaaataaaactgcttttttttttacacatatTTTCCGAATATCGCACAgagcattttataaaaatgctatttcagaattttgtattacattactattattaatctGACTTTGCATTTCATACAACCTTACGAATAAtgtaagtataaatatttatatattgaatattc
This genomic interval carries:
- the LOC128872381 gene encoding cytoplasmic dynein 2 light intermediate chain 1, which gives rise to MAKQNLEENVRDVALRLCLEEEEQRKNDPNETRERSIIIVGRKGVGKTTMIFRFLEKDETPKPTIAMDYSFGRKAGKSLVKNIAHVWDIGHLTSSLISAAMIGSSVTHSPHHVTVLMMLDLSQPEILWSSFEETLSVIRNAMKMSYDDKTIQELKQRRIKERRKALESEVDPFPLKLRIVGGKYDQFKDLSLDKRELIGKTLRAVAHILGASLYYHSSKDKTLVRKTKDLLSHDGFGTQFSDAKCTDYEKPLAVPAGADSFSSIDLQLPRTRPSAILDTIKQIYITRIPQMSKSNDITLEDPSNDPNFNEPIIDRLRAQREEVRCSVALFIFSKEKRGRSFRLYM